One stretch of Podospora pseudoanserina strain CBS 124.78 chromosome 4, whole genome shotgun sequence DNA includes these proteins:
- a CDS encoding hypothetical protein (EggNog:ENOG503PGK1), which produces MATTPNLHQTLHLTLKTFLHGPIEATTQKNPSLLSSVLSPDCLHYIAPASFLTSIGAPPDFAFDVATWEAQYVSESRFVGTRSVDITHLVVDAETMTGAARTVYVDNLHLANGENEEIKLDVSWFVKFNENGEKITEVTEILDGLVFVEVHRRIRELKEDGKGKAGA; this is translated from the coding sequence atggcaacaacccccaacctccaccaaaccctccacctcaccctcaaaaccTTCCTCCACGGCCCCATCGAAGCAACAACCCAGaaaaacccctccctcctctcttccGTCCTCTCCCCCGACTGCCTCCACTACATCGCCCCCGCATCTTTCCTCACTAGCATAGGCGCACCGCCAGACTTTGCCTTTGACGTGGCGACATGGGAGGCTCAATACGTGAGTGAATCCCGGTTCGTCGGGACCAGATCGGTAGATATCACGCATTTGGTTGTCGACGCAGAGACAATGACTGGGGCCGCGAGGACGGTGTACGTTGACAATTTGCACCTGGCGAATGGGGAGAACGAGGAGATAAAGCTGGATGTCTCGTGGTTTGTGAAGTTTAATGAGAACGGGGAGAAGATTACGGAGGTGACGGAGATtttggatgggttggtttttGTGGAGGTGCATAGGAGGATTcgggagttgaaggaggatggCAAGGGTAAGGCTGGTGCCTAG
- a CDS encoding hypothetical protein (EggNog:ENOG503PFBH; COG:S) gives MKQGLAFVSAFGLLQLASAACCRTNKCFKAVADPLVDGLQDCSLAFEIVTVTPQVTTVTETVTEVPTEYVSVVETDATTATVYSTVETETLLNTISTTVTGTTTQRSLVYVTRAYNTVTVLVTSTTTVLPSAAAQIVARAADTDLAPTSGTLAPSIPSYASAHCPSWEKYISVCKCAGATQETITVSPSAATVTVTFTDSVAATTIPIPVTLSTTTTVIDEVTATEYNTQTETASVTATAVTTVTGNVLVIGSTTTVTSTITSTVVAPAERCSNVANFNAVATDSANSQRYLFSQLINGMAGLYGSMDWASAPVEPGIDVYKMYKWVLDEEGYLATLYLVGQSTYKVSAWVSPGSAASVRLQARTGAEYSPAYSIRVKGCVSTATGELTLDVGGRKNILLCGNNQVFLSSGDGSDTGLSCTRMYPKAITV, from the coding sequence ATGAAGCAGGGACTTGCGTTCGTTTCGGCCTTTGGGTTACTTCAACTGGCATCTGCCGCCTGCTGCCGCACAAACAAATGCTTCAAGGCCGTTGCTGATCCCCTGGTTGATGGCCTACAGGATTGCTCATTGGCTTTCGAGATAGTAACAGTCACGCCCCAAGTCACCACTGTTACCGAGACTGTGACGGAAGTTCCGACCGAGTATGTCAGCGTGGTCGAGACAGATGCCACGACGGCAACAGTTTATTCGACTGTCGAGACCGAAACATtgctcaacaccatcagcaccacGGTGACTGGCACGACGACTCAGCGCTCCCTGGTCTACGTTACCCGCGCATATAACACCGTTACAGTCTTGGTCACATCCACCACGACAGTCCTGCCGAGTGCTGCGGCTCAAATCGTGGCGCGCGCCGCCGATACCGACCTGGCACCCACGAGTGGCACCCTGGCGCCATCCATTCCAAGCTACGCCTCAGCACATTGTCCATCATGGGAGAAGTATATTTCGGTCTGCAAGTGCGCAGGAGCCACCCAGGAGACTATTACCGTTTCACCCTCGGCCGCCACAGTGACCGTCACCTTCACCGACAGCGTGGCTGCCACAACGATCCCGATTCCCGTTActctttccaccaccaccacggtcATCGACGAAGTAACTGCCACAGAATACAACACCCAGACTGAAACGGCCTCGGTCACTGCCACCGCCGTGACTACGGTAACAGGGAACGTCTTGGTCATAGGTTCAACAACCACCGTTAcatcaaccatcacctccaccgtAGTCGCCCCAGCAGAAAGATGCAGTAACGTCGCCAACTTCAACGCCGTCGCGACTGATTCCGCCAACAGCCAGCGCTACCTCTTTTCCCAGCTGATCAACGGCATGGCCGGCTTGTACGGCAGTATGGATTGGGCATCAGCGCCAGTCGAGCCTGGCATCGACGTCTACAAGATGTACAAATGGGtcttggacgaggaggggtACCTGGCAACTCTTTACCTTGTTGGGCAGTCTACCTACAAGGTCAGTGCTTGGGTGAGCCCAGGGAGCGCTGCGTCTGTTCGGCTTCAGGCGAGGACGGGTGCCGAGTATAGTCCTGCGTATTCTATCAGGGTGAAGGGGTGTGTTAGCACGGCGACTGGCGAGCTCACgcttgatgttggcggcagGAAGAATATTTTGTTGTGTGGCAACAATCAGGTGTTCCTGTCGAGTGGGGATGGGTCCGACACTGGGTTGAGCTGCACGAGGATGTATCCCAAGGCTATTACTGTGTAG
- a CDS encoding hypothetical protein (COG:G; EggNog:ENOG503NZS3) produces MKFTLSTAILTGFATLASAQSPQMPGLAPNCNRYHYVQSGDTCAVIAAANGISVAQFLSWNSEVNAGCTNLWLNYFVCTGVSSSGGTTTATVTSTADNGGTTTTNTVTSTNDNGGTTTTATVTSTAGNGGTTTTSGGPTSTPTNTSPQMPGLPSTCWLFHTVETGDTCEIIAASYGVTLAQFYAWNPEINSTCTNLWLGFAVCVGA; encoded by the coding sequence ATGAAGTTCACTctctccaccgccatcctcaccggGTTCGCCACCCTGGCCTCGGCCCAGTCCCCTCAAATGCCCGGCCTCGCCCCCAACTGCAACCGCTACCACTACGTCCAAAGCGGCGACACCTGCGCCGTtatcgccgccgccaacggcATCTCGGTCGCCCAGTTCCTCTCCTGGAACTCCGAAGTTAACGCGGGCTGCACCAACCTCTGGCTCAACTACTTTGTCTGCACCGGCGTCTCCTCGAGcggcggcaccaccaccgccaccgtgACCAGCACCGCTGACAACGGcggcacaacaacaaccaacactgTCACGAGCACCAATGACAATGGcggcacaacaacaaccgctaCTGTTACCAGCACCGCTGGGAAcggcggcaccaccaccacctctggtGGCCCTACCAGCACCCctaccaacacctcccctcaGATGCCCGGGTTGCCTTCTACCTGCTGGCTGTTCCACACTGTTGAGACCGGGGATACTTGCGAGATTATCGCTGCCAGCTATGGGGTCACGCTTGCGCAGTTTTATGCTTGGAATCCCGAGATCAACTCTACTTGCACCAACTTGTGGTTGGGATTTGCTGTTTGCGTTGGGGCGTAA
- a CDS encoding hypothetical protein (EggNog:ENOG503PHBM), whose protein sequence is MQLSTLLVAALAGTSSAYTLSVYSADNYQGTQKSYSTAGSRNVGFTVKSWIWESKLGDGCCVNFCKGSTSQGRYCGSARKAVSSAGVNKVVTGCGSAVLNC, encoded by the exons atgcagctctccaccctcctcgtcgccgccctcgctggcacctcctccgcctaCACCCTCTCCGTCTACAGCGCCGACAACTACCAGGGTACCCAGAAGAGCTACTCCACCGCCGGCTCCCGCAACGTTGGCTTCACTGTCAAGTCCTGGATCTGGGAGTCCAAGCTCGgtgatggctgctg CGTGAACTTCTGCAAGGGCTCCACCTCTCAGGGCCGCTACTGCGGCAGCGCCCGCAAGGCCGTCTCCTCTGCTGGTGTCAACAAGGTCGTCACTGGCTGCGGCAGCGCTGTTCTCAACTGCTAA